In Streptomyces canus, one DNA window encodes the following:
- a CDS encoding ferritin-like domain-containing protein — MAPFKRRTFLATAAVTAGASVTATAAPASAAGPHNGPADPWPLDSVERLLAMPEAGRDIDWLRSALQVAVALELSTIPPYLCGWWSIRDRGTDAARLIRRVIDDEMYHLGVVCNLLVAVGGKPQIRAAAPTYPGPLPGGVHAGVTVYLSGLTRSFVHDVMMAIEAPEEPLALSDSAPPTIGAFYGAVLQGFRTVAPQLSASGQLSAHIGSDELRPVETLLDAERSIDIIREQGEGTSSSPADSFADDHPAHYYAFGEIYHGRQLRQTDTGWTFTGAPVPFPDARPMAPVPAGGWDRPPAPVQQFLDRFDTTYTTLLDSLDAAWGDGGPRSLGTAIHAMRALEEPAVRLMETEIPGTHSTYGPQFHVLP, encoded by the coding sequence ATGGCTCCATTCAAGCGCAGGACTTTCCTGGCCACTGCCGCCGTGACGGCCGGTGCGTCGGTCACCGCGACAGCCGCACCGGCGTCGGCCGCGGGTCCGCACAACGGACCAGCCGACCCGTGGCCTCTCGACTCCGTGGAGCGCCTGCTGGCCATGCCCGAGGCCGGCCGCGATATCGACTGGCTCAGGTCGGCGCTACAGGTCGCCGTGGCGCTGGAACTGTCCACCATCCCGCCGTACCTGTGCGGCTGGTGGTCCATCAGGGACCGCGGCACGGATGCCGCGCGTCTGATCCGGCGCGTCATCGACGATGAGATGTACCACCTGGGCGTGGTGTGCAACCTGCTCGTGGCCGTGGGTGGCAAGCCACAGATCAGGGCGGCGGCACCCACCTACCCGGGCCCGCTGCCCGGCGGCGTACACGCCGGCGTGACCGTGTACCTGTCGGGTCTGACCAGGTCCTTCGTGCACGACGTGATGATGGCCATCGAAGCCCCCGAGGAACCACTCGCCCTCAGCGACAGCGCCCCGCCCACCATCGGCGCCTTCTACGGCGCCGTGCTGCAGGGCTTCAGGACCGTGGCCCCGCAGTTGTCGGCTTCCGGACAGTTGAGCGCCCACATCGGATCCGATGAACTGCGGCCGGTCGAGACCCTCCTGGACGCAGAGCGCTCCATCGACATCATCAGGGAACAGGGCGAGGGCACGAGCAGCTCCCCGGCCGACTCCTTCGCCGACGACCACCCGGCCCACTACTACGCCTTCGGCGAGATCTACCACGGCCGGCAACTGCGGCAGACCGACACCGGCTGGACGTTCACCGGGGCGCCCGTCCCCTTCCCCGACGCACGCCCCATGGCCCCGGTCCCGGCCGGCGGCTGGGACCGCCCGCCGGCGCCCGTGCAACAGTTCCTGGACCGGTTCGACACCACCTACACCACCTTGCTCGACTCCCTCGACGCCGCCTGGGGCGACGGCGGTCCCCGCTCCCTGGGTACGGCCATTCACGCCATGCGCGCCCTGGAAGAACCCGCCGTTCGGCTGATGGAGACCGAAATCCCCGGCACTCACAGCACATACGGCCCCCAGTTCCACGTACTCCCCTGA
- a CDS encoding NADPH:quinone reductase yields MLASWYDDQGPAADVLHVGELPDPAPGPGEVRVRVTVSGVNPGDTKKRRGWLGSSMPYPRVIPHSDAAGVIDAVGAGVDAHRVGQRVWVYGAQSYRPFGTAAQYTVVPDHQAPPLPDHLSDELGASLGIPGITAHRTVFTDGPVDGQLVLVHGVLGGVGSLAAQLAHWAGATVIATVRRTADLDHVDPAVVSHAVALDTGDPAAAIRSYAPRGVDRIIEVALSDNADLDNAVAANNAVIAAYATRADRTEIPFWPLLFNNVTLRLLGSDDFPAEAKRQAARDLTSAAAVGALTVDVRDRYPLDDIAKAHDHVDTGGGHGRILLTVGPGRR; encoded by the coding sequence ATGCTTGCTTCCTGGTACGACGACCAGGGCCCCGCCGCCGATGTCCTGCACGTCGGCGAACTCCCTGATCCCGCCCCCGGCCCCGGCGAGGTCCGCGTCCGCGTCACCGTCTCGGGCGTCAACCCCGGCGACACCAAGAAACGGCGCGGCTGGCTCGGCTCGTCCATGCCCTACCCGCGCGTGATCCCGCACAGCGACGCCGCCGGAGTCATCGACGCCGTGGGCGCCGGAGTCGACGCCCACCGCGTCGGACAACGGGTCTGGGTATACGGCGCCCAGTCCTACCGACCCTTCGGCACCGCCGCCCAGTACACCGTCGTACCCGACCACCAAGCCCCACCCCTGCCCGACCACCTCAGTGACGAGCTGGGCGCGAGCCTCGGCATCCCCGGCATCACCGCCCACCGCACCGTCTTCACCGACGGCCCGGTCGACGGCCAACTGGTCCTGGTCCACGGAGTCCTTGGCGGCGTCGGCTCCCTGGCCGCCCAGCTCGCCCACTGGGCCGGCGCCACCGTGATCGCCACCGTCCGCCGAACCGCGGACCTCGACCACGTCGACCCGGCCGTCGTCTCCCACGCCGTCGCCCTGGACACCGGCGACCCCGCCGCTGCCATCCGCTCGTACGCCCCGCGGGGCGTCGACCGGATCATCGAGGTCGCGCTGTCCGACAACGCCGACCTCGACAACGCCGTCGCCGCCAACAATGCCGTCATTGCCGCCTATGCCACCCGCGCAGACCGCACCGAAATCCCTTTCTGGCCTCTGCTGTTCAACAACGTCACCCTGCGGCTGCTCGGCAGCGACGACTTCCCCGCCGAGGCCAAGCGCCAGGCCGCCCGCGACCTCACCTCCGCCGCCGCCGTCGGCGCCCTCACCGTCGACGTCCGCGACCGCTACCCGCTGGACGACATCGCCAAGGCCCACGACCACGTCGACACCGGCGGTGGCCACGGCCGCATCCTGCTCACCGTCGGGCCTGGTCGCCGTTGA
- a CDS encoding ester cyclase, whose protein sequence is MNIDSMLRSQAPAQTSLERHSKMPSQSTESVMNRFVEFINTGNEDLALEVISPDAVFHAPSHPEPLRGPDGYLEVLGMMRGGFSDVEWTLEETVTEGDTVAARFTMRGTHDGDFFGIPASGNKISVQAMNFYYLADGRIVGERGQPDLLGVMQQIGAPPAS, encoded by the coding sequence GTGAACATCGATTCGATGTTACGCTCGCAGGCACCCGCCCAAACGTCTCTGGAGAGGCACAGCAAGATGCCATCGCAGTCCACCGAGTCAGTGATGAACCGTTTCGTCGAGTTCATCAACACGGGCAACGAGGATCTCGCCCTCGAGGTCATTTCTCCGGACGCGGTGTTCCACGCGCCGAGCCACCCGGAACCACTGCGGGGGCCCGATGGGTACCTGGAAGTCCTCGGCATGATGCGCGGCGGCTTCTCGGATGTGGAGTGGACGCTGGAGGAGACGGTCACCGAAGGCGACACAGTGGCCGCGCGGTTCACCATGCGAGGAACCCACGACGGTGACTTCTTCGGGATCCCGGCGAGCGGCAACAAGATCTCGGTGCAGGCCATGAACTTCTACTACCTGGCCGACGGCCGGATCGTCGGCGAACGCGGCCAGCCCGACCTCCTCGGCGTGATGCAGCAGATCGGTGCCCCACCGGCATCGTGA
- a CDS encoding PadR family transcriptional regulator gives MLELAILGFLAEGPLPGHELRRRVSQLTGYTRPVSDGSLYPAINRLTKAGLIERRADPAAGAARYVLSLTAAGRAEMLQRLRKPADHEITDFTRFYVVLAFLSHLPDVAEQHTVLRRRLEFLEEPASFFYDNERPLRAEEIADPYRRGMLLTARATSRAERTWLRETLGEEPPAFDTACTDSDPHAPAAPAN, from the coding sequence ATGCTGGAACTCGCGATACTCGGCTTCCTCGCCGAGGGCCCCCTGCCCGGACACGAGCTGCGTCGCCGCGTCTCACAGCTGACCGGCTACACGCGGCCGGTCAGTGACGGCAGCCTGTATCCGGCGATCAATCGCCTGACCAAGGCGGGCTTGATCGAGCGGCGCGCCGACCCGGCCGCAGGAGCAGCCCGGTACGTGCTCAGCCTGACCGCGGCCGGGCGGGCCGAAATGCTTCAGCGCCTGCGCAAGCCCGCCGACCACGAGATCACCGACTTCACCCGGTTCTACGTCGTCCTGGCCTTCCTCTCCCACCTGCCCGACGTGGCCGAACAGCACACGGTGCTGCGCAGACGGCTGGAGTTCCTGGAAGAACCGGCGAGCTTCTTCTACGACAACGAGCGGCCCCTGCGTGCCGAGGAGATCGCCGACCCCTACCGGCGGGGCATGCTGCTCACCGCCCGCGCCACCAGCCGCGCCGAACGGACCTGGCTGCGCGAGACCCTCGGCGAGGAGCCGCCCGCATTCGACACCGCATGCACCGACAGTGATCCACATGCGCCCGCCGCTCCCGCGAACTGA